A genomic window from Planococcus rifietoensis includes:
- a CDS encoding purine/pyrimidine permease, whose translation MTKNLAGGLQWAIFLIASSIAAPIAIASIFGMDTADTALFLQRTIFVLGIACLIQAFIGHRLPINEGPAGLWWGVFIVYAGLVGVLYSTAEESLQVLQSGLFYSGILFIVFAVTGVVDKLKQFFTPTVTFVYLLLLVLQISESIMKGLFGISSEGDLMDVRVLLAAVAVILITFYFMFHRSAFISRYSVLLSIAFGWLLFWAIGKAPSIPETSGAWMTFPDMLVFGPLVFDGGMLVTTLFLTVLLIANMMASVSVMESLLKNAFSIQSEDRMKQASVASGLNHLLAGLFSSVGPVPISGAAGFVSATRTPGLRPFIVGGVIVTGISLFPQLMAVLASLPAPVAYAVIFAIFSKMIEMAFNELEAEPNRKRAYKVAAFGLMTGVGLMFIPTESMAGLPSAVAAILSNGLISGTIIAIIIEQVMTRVIRIK comes from the coding sequence ATGACAAAAAATTTAGCGGGCGGCTTGCAATGGGCGATTTTCCTAATCGCGTCATCCATTGCGGCTCCCATCGCCATCGCAAGCATCTTCGGTATGGACACTGCCGACACCGCGCTGTTCTTGCAGCGCACTATTTTCGTCCTAGGCATCGCCTGCCTGATCCAAGCCTTTATCGGCCACCGTCTGCCAATCAATGAAGGGCCGGCCGGCTTATGGTGGGGCGTGTTTATCGTCTACGCCGGACTTGTCGGCGTCTTATATTCAACTGCCGAAGAATCCTTGCAAGTGCTGCAAAGCGGCTTGTTTTATAGCGGTATTTTATTCATTGTGTTTGCAGTCACGGGTGTAGTGGATAAGCTTAAACAATTTTTCACTCCGACCGTCACTTTTGTCTATTTACTGCTGCTCGTGCTGCAGATCAGTGAATCGATTATGAAAGGCCTATTCGGCATTTCATCGGAAGGAGATTTAATGGATGTGCGGGTGCTGCTAGCAGCGGTCGCTGTCATTTTAATCACTTTCTATTTCATGTTCCACCGTTCAGCGTTCATCAGCCGCTATTCAGTCCTTCTATCCATCGCTTTTGGCTGGCTGTTGTTTTGGGCGATCGGCAAAGCGCCGAGCATTCCTGAAACTAGTGGGGCATGGATGACATTCCCTGACATGCTGGTCTTTGGGCCGCTCGTCTTTGATGGGGGAATGCTTGTCACGACTTTATTTTTGACCGTCTTGCTTATCGCCAATATGATGGCTTCGGTCAGTGTCATGGAGAGTTTATTGAAAAACGCTTTTTCCATCCAGTCAGAAGACCGCATGAAGCAAGCTTCTGTTGCATCTGGTTTGAACCACTTGCTTGCAGGCTTGTTTTCTTCCGTTGGCCCCGTGCCGATCTCCGGCGCAGCGGGATTTGTCAGTGCGACAAGGACTCCGGGACTGCGCCCGTTTATCGTTGGGGGGGTCATCGTCACGGGCATCAGCTTGTTCCCACAATTAATGGCGGTGCTCGCTTCCTTGCCGGCTCCAGTCGCGTACGCTGTGATCTTCGCGATTTTCTCCAAAATGATAGAGATGGCATTCAACGAGCTTGAAGCGGAACCGAATCGCAAACGAGCTTATAAAGTGGCGGCATTTGGCTTGATGACAGGTGTCGGTTTGATGTTCATCCCGACAGAAAGCATGGCCGGGCTGCCGTCAGCTGTCGCGGCCATTCTGTCCAATGGCTTGATTTCAGGCACCATCATCGCCATCATTATCGAACAAGTAATGACTCGTGTCATACGCATAAAATAA
- the pepF gene encoding oligoendopeptidase F, whose product MVKSLPPRSEISIEETWNLESLMASPEAFDATLEEIDQETAAYAEKFQGQITDAQSALEALEAYLTIAEKLVAPGTYVSLSYSTDQTDTKAQMRAGKYSAFSAKIGSRLAFVTSELLELPEDTLKQAMSESKEFEGYLKKLLRKKPHQLHPAAEKALASYSSVFQAPYELYNTTKMVDMDFPDFEAGGKSHPLSYVSFEGDWEAETDTELRRAAFKAFSDKLRDYQHTTAKTYDMQLQTEKTTADLRGYEDIFEYLLFNQEVDRTLYDRQIDLIQTELAPHMRKYARLLQKAHGLDKMTFADLKISLDPEYDPEITVEESKQYINDALGIMGTDYLNMVERSYDERWIDFAQNKGKSTGAFCASPYGDHPYILISWTGRMNEVFVLAHELGHAGHFYHANREQNLFNARPSLYFIEAPSTMNEMLVANHLLKNSEDPKFKRWVISSIVARTYYHNFVTHLLEASYQREVYKKIDAGENVNAGVLNELKRGVLEEFWGDDVEVTEGAELTWMRQPHYYMGLYPYTYSAGLTISTQVSKRILAEGQPAVDGWIGVLNAGGTKTPVELSKMAGVDITTEQPLRDTIAYIGELIDELERLTEEIEQQN is encoded by the coding sequence TTGGTTAAAAGTTTACCGCCACGTTCAGAAATATCTATAGAAGAAACATGGAATTTAGAAAGTTTGATGGCGAGTCCCGAGGCATTCGATGCCACTTTGGAAGAAATTGACCAGGAAACAGCAGCCTATGCCGAGAAGTTCCAAGGCCAGATTACCGACGCCCAATCGGCACTGGAAGCACTTGAGGCGTATCTTACGATTGCTGAAAAACTGGTGGCCCCGGGCACTTATGTGAGCCTGTCCTACAGCACAGACCAAACGGATACGAAAGCCCAGATGCGCGCCGGGAAATACAGCGCATTCTCCGCAAAAATCGGCAGCCGCCTCGCTTTTGTAACAAGCGAGCTATTGGAATTGCCGGAAGACACGCTAAAACAGGCGATGTCGGAATCCAAGGAGTTTGAAGGCTATTTGAAGAAATTGCTGCGCAAAAAACCGCATCAATTGCATCCAGCAGCCGAGAAAGCATTGGCTTCCTACTCTTCGGTCTTCCAAGCGCCTTATGAGCTGTACAATACAACAAAAATGGTCGATATGGATTTCCCGGATTTTGAAGCCGGGGGCAAATCCCACCCCCTTAGCTACGTGTCATTCGAAGGCGATTGGGAAGCGGAAACCGATACCGAGCTGCGGCGCGCTGCCTTCAAGGCATTTTCCGATAAGCTGCGCGATTACCAGCACACGACCGCCAAAACTTATGATATGCAATTGCAGACCGAAAAAACGACAGCTGACTTGCGCGGTTATGAGGATATTTTCGAATACCTGCTATTCAACCAGGAAGTCGACCGCACGCTTTATGACCGTCAAATCGATTTGATTCAGACGGAATTGGCACCCCATATGCGCAAATACGCACGACTGCTTCAAAAAGCGCACGGTTTGGATAAAATGACCTTTGCCGATTTGAAGATTTCCTTGGACCCCGAATACGATCCGGAAATTACGGTCGAGGAATCGAAACAGTATATCAACGATGCGCTCGGCATTATGGGAACGGATTATTTGAATATGGTGGAACGGTCGTACGATGAACGCTGGATCGATTTTGCGCAGAACAAAGGCAAGTCGACGGGCGCATTCTGTGCGAGCCCTTACGGCGACCATCCGTATATCCTGATTTCCTGGACCGGCCGCATGAACGAAGTATTCGTACTCGCGCACGAACTGGGCCACGCGGGTCATTTCTATCACGCGAACCGCGAGCAGAACCTGTTCAACGCACGCCCTTCCCTGTACTTTATCGAAGCGCCTTCGACGATGAACGAAATGCTTGTGGCGAATCATTTGCTGAAGAATTCCGAAGACCCGAAATTCAAGCGTTGGGTCATTTCATCGATTGTGGCGAGAACCTATTACCATAACTTTGTCACTCATTTGCTTGAAGCGTCCTACCAGCGCGAAGTGTACAAAAAGATCGACGCAGGCGAAAACGTCAACGCAGGTGTGCTCAATGAGCTGAAACGCGGCGTGCTTGAAGAATTCTGGGGAGATGATGTCGAAGTCACAGAAGGTGCGGAATTGACGTGGATGCGTCAGCCACATTATTATATGGGCCTTTACCCATATACCTACAGCGCCGGGCTGACCATCTCCACACAAGTGTCGAAGCGCATCTTGGCGGAAGGCCAGCCAGCCGTCGATGGATGGATTGGCGTGTTGAATGCAGGCGGAACGAAAACCCCTGTCGAATTGTCCAAGATGGCCGGCGTCGATATCACGACCGAACAGCCACTCCGCGACACGATCGCCTATATCGGTGAATTAATCGATGAACTCGAACGCTTGACTGAAGAAATCGAGCAGCAAAACTAA
- a CDS encoding PaaI family thioesterase, translated as MSETVEHAIQDEYGKDFAWCYGCGRLNEDGLHLRTGWNGEETMTFYEPRKEHTAIPGFVYGGLLASLVDCHGTGSASLALHRKNGHEPGSGEEPPRFVTGSLHVDFLKPTPQGKTLKAVGKVEEIHPKKFKVNVEVFAGDVKVANGEVVAVLMPSTFTS; from the coding sequence TTGAGTGAAACGGTAGAACATGCAATTCAAGATGAGTATGGAAAAGATTTTGCTTGGTGCTACGGATGCGGCCGTCTGAACGAAGACGGGCTTCACCTCCGGACAGGATGGAACGGCGAAGAAACTATGACTTTCTATGAACCGCGGAAAGAACATACCGCAATTCCGGGGTTTGTCTACGGGGGATTGTTGGCTTCGCTTGTGGATTGCCACGGCACAGGTTCGGCATCGCTCGCCCTTCACCGTAAAAACGGGCATGAGCCGGGCAGCGGGGAAGAGCCGCCGCGCTTCGTGACGGGTTCATTGCATGTGGATTTCCTGAAACCGACGCCGCAAGGCAAGACCTTAAAAGCCGTAGGGAAAGTCGAAGAGATCCATCCGAAAAAATTCAAAGTGAATGTGGAAGTATTTGCAGGGGATGTAAAAGTCGCAAACGGCGAAGTGGTTGCGGTGTTGATGCCATCAACTTTTACTTCTTGA